One genomic region from Podarcis raffonei isolate rPodRaf1 chromosome Z, rPodRaf1.pri, whole genome shotgun sequence encodes:
- the LOC128406928 gene encoding protein AMBP-like — translation MEKLVIFAFLGLVLGSSFAQGEGEEAVEVEKLYGKWYEVALGSTCRWVQANRGRFTAGTLLLGPGKAPGELTATSTRLRQGACREYTQDYQKGAEEGRFKFQNARWKAHGETYVAHADPEEFAILVTEKNSSHGLSTSARLYGRTPVVREDLVEDFRRRALALGIPEEAIFVLSNQGECVPPKAQDAPQERVRRTPLFEEEGSADGFAPAFPDVKEADCQLPRDAGPCLGAELRFFYNASARSCQSFLYGGCLGNANRFLSERACLQTCRTEAACRLPITPGGPCPSSFWAFDASRGACVTFRGCGENANKFYLEKECKEYCGVLNEGRVN, via the exons atggagaaatTGGTGATTTTCGCCTTTTTGGGGCTGGTTCTGGGTTCGAGTTTCGcccaaggagaaggagaggaggctgTGGAAGTGGAGAAG CTCTACGGCAAATGGTACGAGGTGGCCCTGGGTTCGACCTGCCGCTGGGTCCAGGCCAATCGCGGCCGCTTCACCGCCGGGACTCTGCTTCTCGGTCCGGGGAAGGCGCCGGGGGAACTCACCGCCACCAGCACCCGGCTCAG GCAAGGGGCTTGCCGGGAATACACCCAGGACTACCAGAAGGGCGCCGAAGAAGGAAGGTTCAAGTTCCAAAACGCAA ggtggaAGGCGCACGGCGAGACTTACGTGGCGCACGCCGACCCCGAGGAATTCGCCATCTTGGTGACTGAGAAGAACAGCAGCCACGGGCTCAGCACCAGCGCCAGGCTCTATG GACGGACCCCGGTGGTGAGGGAGGACCTGGTGGAGGACTTCCGGCGGCGGGCCCTTGCACTGGGGATCCCAGAGGAGGCCATCTTTGTCCTGAGCAACCAAG ggGAGTGCGTCCCGCCCAAGGCCCAAGATGCGCCCCAG GAGAGGGTGCGCAGGACCCCCTTGTTCGAGGAAGAAGGCTCGGCCGACGGATTCGCACCCGCGTTCCCGGACGTCAAGGAAG ccGACTGCCAGCTGCCCCGGGACGCCGGCCCCTGCCTGGGCGCCGAGTTGCGCTTCTTCTACAACGCCAGCGCCCGCTCCTGCCAGAGCTTCCTGTACGGCGGTTGCCTGGGCAACGCCAACCGCTTCCTGTCCGAACGGGCGTGTCTGCAGACCTGCCGGACCGAAG ccGCCTGCCGCCTGCCAATCACCCCCGGAGGCCCCTGTCCGTCAAGCTTCTGGGCCTTTGACGCCTCGCGTGGCGCCTGCGTCACTTTCCGGGGCTGCGGGGAAAACGCCAACAAGTTCTACCTGGAGAAGGAGTGCAAGGAGTACTGCGGGGTCCTGAACGAAGGTAGGGTTAATTag